A part of Solicola gregarius genomic DNA contains:
- a CDS encoding YlxR family protein — protein sequence MRTCVGCRKRADRTDLIRIVAITDEAVHLLVPDLDGSATGRGAHLHPTIECFEQAMRRRAFGRALRIAAPVDADAVRAHLEARNPDKAPPNGKRSNSS from the coding sequence GTGCGTACGTGCGTCGGTTGCCGGAAACGAGCGGATCGCACCGACCTGATCAGGATCGTCGCGATCACCGACGAGGCAGTTCATCTCCTCGTCCCCGATCTCGATGGTTCGGCAACAGGTCGTGGGGCGCACCTGCATCCCACGATCGAGTGTTTCGAGCAGGCGATGCGTCGCCGTGCATTCGGACGCGCGCTGCGGATCGCGGCGCCGGTCGATGCGGACGCCGTACGTGCCCACCTCGAAGCACGAAACCCTGACAAAGCACCACCGAACGGAAAGCGGAGCAACAGCTCATGA
- a CDS encoding RNA polymerase sigma factor has protein sequence MTDHELIARLHREQWGRVVAASVRTAGDLDLAEDCAQRAYERALETWGDDPPDNPVGWLVRVANRLALDTHRHAAVERRALPRLVTDAPTDDGPDLLRLVLLCCHPALDRTSQAALTLRLVCGVSTDSIARALLVRRPTAAARITRAKHKIARAGAPYRLPEPDELPERMAGALEVIHLVATTAHERERLGEGDDLTERAWILARSLVDEVPDDPEPRGLLALIVLNAARAGSRVGPDGERLLGEQDRTKWDVDGVRAGLRLATEALTAGVASEGGPGRFALQAGITGLHAQAPSLAETDWSAVISLYDRLCERWPTPVVLLNRAIARSYVEGPAAALEELDALQSAPALRDYPYLQAARGALLADLNHPAEAAAAYERALAVAVDDEQARFLRARMDAIHT, from the coding sequence GTGACCGACCACGAGCTGATCGCCCGCCTCCATCGTGAGCAGTGGGGGCGGGTGGTCGCCGCGAGCGTACGCACAGCAGGCGACCTCGATCTCGCGGAGGACTGCGCCCAGCGCGCGTACGAGCGAGCGCTCGAGACCTGGGGCGACGACCCACCCGACAACCCGGTCGGCTGGCTCGTCCGGGTCGCCAACCGACTCGCCCTCGACACCCATCGGCACGCGGCGGTCGAGCGGCGCGCGCTTCCCCGCTTGGTCACCGACGCGCCAACCGACGACGGCCCCGACCTGTTGCGTCTGGTCCTCCTCTGCTGCCACCCGGCCCTCGACCGCACCAGCCAGGCGGCGTTGACGCTGCGCCTCGTGTGTGGGGTCTCGACCGACTCGATAGCCCGGGCGCTGCTCGTGCGCAGACCGACCGCGGCCGCCCGGATCACCCGCGCCAAGCACAAGATCGCCCGCGCCGGGGCGCCGTACCGGCTGCCAGAGCCCGACGAGCTGCCCGAGCGGATGGCGGGCGCACTCGAGGTGATCCATCTGGTCGCGACGACGGCACACGAACGCGAGCGACTCGGCGAAGGCGACGACCTGACCGAGCGGGCGTGGATCCTCGCCCGCTCACTCGTCGACGAGGTCCCCGACGATCCCGAACCGCGCGGGCTGCTGGCGCTGATCGTGCTCAACGCGGCGCGGGCCGGATCCCGCGTCGGTCCGGACGGCGAACGGCTGCTCGGCGAGCAGGACCGCACCAAATGGGACGTCGACGGCGTACGCGCCGGGCTGCGCCTCGCGACCGAGGCGCTGACCGCCGGAGTCGCGTCCGAAGGCGGGCCCGGCCGGTTCGCGCTGCAGGCCGGCATCACCGGCCTGCACGCGCAGGCTCCCTCACTTGCCGAGACCGACTGGTCGGCGGTCATCAGCCTGTACGACCGCCTGTGCGAGCGCTGGCCCACACCGGTCGTCCTCCTCAACCGCGCGATCGCCCGCTCGTACGTCGAGGGTCCCGCGGCTGCGCTCGAGGAGCTCGATGCGCTGCAGTCCGCGCCGGCGCTCCGCGACTACCCGTACCTGCAGGCCGCGCGTGGTGCGCTGCTCGCCGATCTGAATCACCCGGCAGAGGCAGCTGCAGCGTACGAGCGGGCGCTCGCGGTCGCGGTCGACGACGAACAGGCGCGGTTCCTGCGCGCCCGAATGGATGCGATCCACACCTGA
- a CDS encoding DoxX family protein, whose amino-acid sequence MDRDVKVLALLLAGMGALHFARPEPFERIVPAPLPYKRELVYASGLAELACAATLANPRTRRLGGWATAALMVGVFPANLQMCASVVRSEKAPLWYKAGTIARLPLQVPLVKTAMKAARTAR is encoded by the coding sequence ATGGACCGTGACGTGAAGGTACTCGCGCTGCTGCTCGCGGGCATGGGCGCACTGCACTTCGCGCGCCCCGAGCCGTTCGAGCGCATCGTGCCGGCACCGTTGCCGTACAAGCGCGAGTTGGTGTACGCGTCCGGCCTCGCCGAGCTGGCCTGCGCCGCGACTCTCGCCAACCCGCGTACGCGCCGGCTGGGTGGTTGGGCGACCGCAGCGCTGATGGTGGGCGTCTTTCCGGCGAACCTGCAGATGTGCGCATCCGTTGTCCGCAGCGAGAAGGCTCCGCTCTGGTACAAGGCCGGCACGATCGCTCGGCTCCCGCTGCAGGTGCCGTTGGTCAAAACTGCGATGAAAGCGGCCCGCACCGCGCGATAG
- a CDS encoding proline--tRNA ligase gives MVTRMSSLFVRTLRDDPADAEVPSHKLLVRAGYIRRAAPGIYSWLPLGYTVLRNVERVVREEMNAIGAQEVHFPALLPKEPYEASNRWAEYGDNIFRLKDRKDADYLLAPTHEEVFTLMVKDLYSSYKDLPVWLYQIQTKYRDEPRPRAGILRGREFVMKDSYSFDVCDDDFLKSYQAHRDAYIKIFDRLGLDYVIVSALSGAMGGSASEEFLATSETGEDTYVRCTSCDYAANVEAVHVPVPDPLPYDDAPAAHAEVTPDTPTIDTLVDHLNERFPRDDRPWHASDTLKNVIVTVVHPEGSREPLAIGVPGDREVDLKRLGGVLEPDEVEAFTEADFAANQSLAKGYIGPGVLGSENASGIRYLLDPRVVDGTRWVTGADKPGSHVIDLVAGRDFTADGTIEAAEVRAGDVCPNCGSALEAARGIEMGHIFQLGRKYADALGLQVLDENGKLVTVTMGSYGVGVSRAVAAIIENSHDDSGIIWPREIAPAHVHLVAAGKDDAVFAAADELAGDLEAAGTTVLYDDRRKVSPGVKFADAELIGIPTIVVVGRGLADGVVEVKDRRSGERVNVPLADAVAHLSA, from the coding sequence GTGGTCACTCGCATGTCGAGCCTGTTCGTACGCACGCTGCGCGACGACCCGGCGGACGCCGAGGTGCCGAGCCACAAGCTGCTCGTCCGCGCCGGCTACATCCGCCGCGCCGCGCCGGGTATCTACTCCTGGCTGCCGCTCGGTTACACCGTGCTGCGCAACGTCGAGCGGGTCGTACGCGAGGAGATGAATGCGATCGGCGCGCAGGAGGTGCATTTTCCGGCGCTGCTGCCGAAGGAGCCGTACGAGGCGTCGAACCGCTGGGCGGAGTACGGCGACAACATCTTCCGGTTGAAGGACCGCAAGGACGCCGACTACCTGCTCGCGCCGACCCATGAGGAGGTGTTCACCCTCATGGTCAAGGACCTGTACTCGTCGTACAAGGACCTCCCGGTGTGGCTGTACCAGATCCAGACGAAGTACCGCGACGAGCCGCGCCCCCGCGCAGGCATCCTGCGCGGGCGCGAGTTCGTGATGAAGGACTCCTACTCCTTCGACGTCTGCGACGACGACTTCCTGAAGTCCTACCAGGCGCACCGCGACGCCTACATCAAGATCTTCGACCGGCTCGGGCTCGACTACGTGATCGTCTCGGCGCTGTCGGGCGCGATGGGCGGCTCGGCGAGCGAGGAGTTCCTGGCGACCTCCGAGACCGGCGAAGACACCTACGTACGCTGCACGAGCTGCGACTACGCGGCCAACGTCGAAGCAGTGCACGTGCCGGTGCCCGATCCGCTTCCGTACGACGATGCGCCGGCCGCGCATGCCGAAGTCACCCCGGACACGCCGACGATCGACACCCTCGTCGACCATCTGAACGAGCGGTTCCCGCGCGATGACCGTCCGTGGCACGCGAGCGACACCCTGAAGAACGTCATCGTCACCGTCGTACATCCCGAGGGCAGCCGCGAGCCGCTCGCGATCGGTGTACCGGGCGATCGTGAAGTCGACCTGAAACGCCTCGGGGGAGTGCTCGAGCCGGATGAGGTCGAGGCGTTCACCGAGGCCGACTTCGCGGCGAACCAGAGCCTGGCCAAGGGATACATCGGTCCGGGCGTGCTCGGCAGTGAGAACGCAAGCGGTATCCGCTACCTGCTCGATCCCCGGGTCGTCGACGGCACCCGCTGGGTCACCGGCGCCGACAAACCGGGCAGCCATGTGATCGACCTGGTCGCGGGCCGCGACTTCACCGCCGACGGCACCATCGAGGCCGCCGAGGTACGCGCGGGCGACGTCTGCCCCAACTGCGGCTCGGCGCTCGAGGCGGCGCGTGGCATCGAGATGGGTCACATCTTCCAGCTGGGTCGCAAGTACGCCGACGCGCTCGGCCTGCAGGTGCTGGACGAGAACGGCAAGCTCGTCACGGTCACGATGGGCTCGTACGGCGTCGGGGTTTCGCGAGCGGTCGCGGCCATCATCGAGAACTCCCACGACGACAGCGGCATCATCTGGCCGCGAGAGATCGCACCGGCCCACGTCCACCTGGTGGCGGCCGGCAAGGACGACGCCGTGTTCGCCGCGGCGGATGAGCTCGCGGGCGACCTCGAGGCGGCCGGAACGACCGTGCTGTACGACGACCGGCGCAAGGTGTCGCCCGGGGTGAAGTTCGCCGACGCCGAGCTGATCGGCATCCCCACAATCGTCGTGGTCGGGCGCGGCCTGGCCGACGGCGTCGTGGAGGTGAAGGACCGCCGATCCGGGGAGCGTGTGAACGTCCCGCTGGCGGACGCCGTCGCCCACCTGTCGGCGTAG
- the rimP gene encoding ribosome maturation factor RimP, protein MSKAPVPEALEQALATRTSELGLDLEAVELTPAGRRRVLRVAVDQDGGVTLDDIADATKEISTMLDASDLMGEQPYTLEVTSRGTDRPLTLPRHWRRNVDRLVRVTPDEGEAFEGRIVDADEATDGGARVKTATGVHALAYDAVKKARVVVELNRKEG, encoded by the coding sequence GTGAGCAAGGCTCCCGTCCCCGAAGCCCTCGAGCAGGCGCTCGCGACGCGTACCTCCGAGCTGGGGCTCGACCTCGAGGCCGTCGAGCTGACCCCCGCCGGTCGCCGACGCGTCCTGCGGGTCGCGGTCGACCAGGACGGCGGTGTGACGCTCGACGACATCGCGGACGCAACCAAGGAGATCTCCACGATGCTCGACGCGTCGGATCTGATGGGCGAGCAGCCGTACACGCTCGAGGTCACCTCGCGCGGCACCGACCGCCCGCTCACGCTGCCGAGGCACTGGCGGCGCAACGTCGACCGGCTCGTCCGCGTGACGCCCGACGAGGGCGAGGCGTTCGAGGGACGCATCGTCGACGCCGACGAGGCCACCGACGGCGGCGCGCGGGTCAAGACGGCCACCGGTGTGCACGCTCTGGCCTACGATGCCGTGAAGAAGGCTCGGGTCGTCGTCGAGCTGAACCGAAAGGAAGGCTGA
- a CDS encoding HAD family hydrolase — protein MEIDAVIFDWGGTLTPWAKIDYRDEWRSVARAVAPGDVESASSALLDAAQSVWARA, from the coding sequence ATGGAAATCGATGCGGTGATATTCGACTGGGGTGGCACCCTCACGCCGTGGGCGAAGATCGACTACCGCGACGAGTGGCGTTCGGTCGCCCGTGCAGTCGCGCCCGGCGACGTCGAGTCGGCGTCGTCCGCGCTGCTCGACGCGGCGCAGTCGGTCTGGGCGCGCGCGTGA
- the nusA gene encoding transcription termination factor NusA: MDIDMTALRALEREKDLSLDVVVGAIEQALLVAYHREEGANPHARVELDRKSGHVTVLAEERGPDGSVITEYDDTPNDFGRIAATTARQVILQRLRDAEDDQRFGEFAEREGDLVSGVIQQGRNPDDVLVDLGSLEALMPEAERVPGEQYEHGSRIKCIVTSVRKGMRGPQVQVSRTHPNLVKRLFALEAPEIADGTVEISAIAREAGHRTKLAVRATTDGVNAKGACIGPMGQRVRNVMSELHGEKIDIVDFADDPETFIGQALSPAQVQSVTIVDAVAKAARVVVPDFQLSLAIGKEGQNARLAARLTGWRIDIHSDTEGQAPAT; encoded by the coding sequence GTGGACATCGATATGACGGCGCTTCGTGCGCTCGAGCGAGAAAAGGACCTTTCGCTCGACGTCGTCGTCGGCGCGATCGAGCAGGCGCTGCTGGTCGCGTACCACCGTGAGGAGGGTGCGAATCCCCACGCGCGGGTCGAGCTCGACCGCAAGAGCGGTCACGTCACCGTCTTGGCCGAGGAGCGCGGCCCCGACGGCTCGGTGATCACCGAGTACGACGACACACCCAACGACTTCGGTCGGATCGCCGCGACGACCGCACGGCAAGTGATTCTGCAGCGCCTGCGCGACGCGGAGGACGACCAGCGATTCGGTGAGTTCGCCGAGCGCGAGGGCGACCTCGTCTCGGGCGTGATCCAGCAAGGACGCAACCCCGACGACGTCCTCGTGGATCTCGGGTCGCTGGAAGCCCTGATGCCGGAGGCCGAGCGGGTGCCGGGGGAGCAGTACGAGCACGGCTCTCGGATCAAATGCATCGTGACGAGCGTCCGCAAGGGCATGCGCGGTCCACAGGTGCAGGTGTCGCGTACGCATCCGAACCTCGTGAAGCGGCTGTTCGCGCTCGAGGCGCCCGAGATCGCCGACGGCACCGTCGAGATCAGCGCGATCGCGCGCGAGGCGGGGCACCGCACGAAGCTGGCCGTACGCGCGACCACCGACGGCGTCAACGCGAAGGGTGCCTGCATCGGTCCGATGGGCCAGCGGGTGCGAAACGTCATGAGCGAGCTGCACGGTGAGAAGATCGACATCGTCGACTTCGCCGACGATCCCGAGACGTTCATCGGGCAGGCACTCTCCCCGGCGCAGGTCCAGAGCGTGACGATCGTCGACGCCGTTGCAAAGGCCGCCAGGGTGGTCGTACCCGACTTCCAGCTGTCCCTCGCGATCGGCAAGGAGGGTCAGAACGCCCGGCTCGCCGCGCGGCTGACGGGCTGGCGGATCGACATCCACTCCGATACCGAGGGCCAGGCCCCGGCCACCTGA
- a CDS encoding Rv0361 family membrane protein yields the protein MSNQQPPPGYGNGPYGQQPPYGQQPPPGGQPPQGQPPYGGQPPQYGQQPYGQQPPQQYGQQPYGQQPPQQYGQQPYGQQPPQQYGQQPYGQQQYGQQPPGQYQQPGPGHSGGGSKTPFIIGGVAVLVVIALAVGGFFLLSDDDGDGGSDDTANSSTEGSGDGPAAEESGGSAEDTVNEFVGAVKDLDCDAVVDLTSKSFQTTYGTAECTSENFQAQGMSADMLEKFEFTVSDVQENGDQATATVEMAGDVMGDGNEVTVPVDVQLVQEDGEWKIDDFTPDTSAMEMPDLEDYQ from the coding sequence ATGAGCAACCAACAACCGCCTCCGGGCTACGGCAACGGACCCTACGGGCAGCAGCCGCCGTACGGGCAGCAACCCCCACCAGGCGGTCAACCGCCTCAGGGCCAGCCTCCCTATGGCGGCCAGCCACCGCAGTACGGCCAGCAGCCCTACGGTCAGCAACCCCCGCAGCAGTACGGTCAGCAGCCCTACGGTCAGCAACCCCCGCAGCAGTACGGTCAGCAGCCCTACGGTCAGCAACCCCCGCAGCAGTACGGTCAGCAGCCCTACGGTCAGCAGCAGTACGGTCAGCAGCCACCGGGCCAGTACCAGCAGCCCGGCCCCGGCCACAGTGGCGGCGGGAGCAAGACACCGTTCATCATCGGCGGCGTGGCCGTACTCGTCGTGATCGCGCTCGCGGTCGGTGGGTTCTTCCTGCTCTCAGACGACGACGGTGACGGCGGCAGCGACGACACGGCGAACTCCTCAACCGAGGGGTCCGGTGACGGTCCCGCGGCCGAGGAGTCGGGCGGGAGTGCGGAGGACACCGTCAACGAGTTCGTCGGGGCCGTCAAGGACCTCGACTGCGATGCGGTCGTCGACCTGACGAGCAAGAGCTTCCAGACGACGTACGGCACCGCCGAGTGCACATCGGAGAACTTCCAGGCGCAGGGCATGTCGGCCGACATGCTGGAGAAGTTCGAGTTCACCGTGTCCGATGTCCAGGAGAACGGCGACCAGGCGACGGCGACGGTCGAGATGGCCGGCGACGTCATGGGCGACGGCAACGAGGTGACCGTTCCGGTCGACGTCCAGCTCGTTCAAGAGGACGGTGAGTGGAAGATCGACGACTTCACACCCGATACGTCGGCCATGGAGATGCCCGACCTGGAGGACTACCAGTAG
- a CDS encoding YciI family protein: protein MAQKYMFALFGDEAKWANATEAEYAEGMRLHTEFAAAVEAAGAKIVGGEELRLAATATTVRTGDAPLVSDGPFMESKEAFGGFYLIEADDLDQAIALAKICPEPAVEIRPVVDHSEA, encoded by the coding sequence GTGGCACAGAAATACATGTTCGCGTTGTTCGGCGACGAGGCGAAGTGGGCCAATGCGACCGAGGCAGAGTACGCCGAGGGGATGCGGCTGCACACGGAGTTCGCCGCCGCTGTCGAGGCCGCCGGCGCGAAGATCGTCGGTGGCGAGGAGCTGCGGCTCGCCGCGACGGCGACGACCGTACGCACCGGCGATGCGCCCCTCGTGAGCGACGGGCCGTTCATGGAGAGCAAGGAGGCGTTCGGTGGCTTCTACCTGATCGAGGCCGACGACCTCGACCAGGCGATCGCCCTGGCGAAGATCTGCCCGGAGCCCGCGGTCGAGATCCGCCCCGTCGTGGACCACTCGGAGGCGTGA
- a CDS encoding CapA family protein — MLTARGITVLAPALATLAASALVLSACTGSDDPPESESTPDAGGTAAAESITIAMSGDVLVHNTVWASAQSDAAAEGKPGFDFAPMFASMRPVIGGADLAICHLETPVAPASGPFENYPVFSVPPQVLSGLKQTGYDLCTTASNHSVDKGFEGIARTIDAFRRNDLPWSGTAKNAAESRRTPLIDANGVQVAVLSYTFGTNGMPVEKPWSVNLIDTDEIVADAAKAKDDGADLVMVALHDGKEYDEAPTEHQREVVDEITQSPDIDLVYGHHAHTSQPFDVVNGTWVAYGLGNFIAQQELTLPETYRGTTAEFTFAESDDGWSVTAARFVPTQITMPGEYADTMRVLDARAALADAETPESLKPKLRETIAAVSEVSFALGARRDGLRMVSH; from the coding sequence ATGCTCACCGCTCGGGGGATCACGGTGCTTGCCCCCGCACTCGCCACGCTGGCCGCCTCAGCGCTGGTGCTCTCCGCCTGTACCGGCTCCGACGATCCGCCCGAGAGTGAGTCGACACCGGACGCCGGTGGCACGGCGGCCGCCGAGTCGATCACGATCGCGATGTCCGGCGACGTGTTGGTGCACAACACCGTCTGGGCGTCCGCGCAGAGCGACGCCGCGGCAGAGGGCAAGCCGGGGTTCGACTTCGCACCGATGTTCGCCTCGATGCGACCGGTGATCGGCGGTGCCGACCTTGCGATCTGCCACCTGGAGACACCGGTCGCTCCGGCGAGCGGGCCGTTCGAGAACTACCCGGTGTTCTCGGTCCCGCCGCAGGTGCTGAGCGGGTTGAAGCAGACCGGGTACGACCTCTGTACGACGGCCTCGAACCACAGCGTCGACAAGGGGTTCGAGGGCATCGCGCGAACCATCGACGCGTTCCGGCGCAACGACCTGCCGTGGTCCGGTACGGCGAAGAACGCCGCCGAGTCCCGGCGTACGCCGCTCATCGACGCGAACGGAGTCCAGGTCGCGGTGCTCAGCTACACCTTCGGCACCAACGGCATGCCGGTCGAGAAGCCGTGGTCGGTCAACCTGATCGACACCGACGAGATCGTCGCCGACGCCGCGAAGGCCAAGGACGACGGCGCCGACCTGGTGATGGTCGCTCTGCACGACGGCAAGGAGTACGACGAGGCGCCGACCGAGCACCAGCGCGAGGTCGTCGACGAGATCACGCAGTCGCCCGACATCGACCTGGTGTACGGCCATCACGCACACACCTCCCAGCCGTTCGACGTCGTGAACGGCACGTGGGTCGCGTACGGCCTGGGCAACTTCATCGCCCAGCAGGAGCTGACCCTGCCGGAGACGTATCGAGGTACGACGGCAGAGTTCACCTTCGCCGAGAGCGACGACGGCTGGTCGGTCACCGCGGCGCGCTTCGTACCGACGCAGATCACGATGCCGGGCGAGTACGCCGACACGATGCGGGTGCTCGACGCGAGGGCCGCGCTCGCCGACGCGGAAACGCCGGAGTCACTCAAACCGAAGCTGCGTGAGACGATCGCCGCGGTCAGCGAGGTGTCGTTCGCCCTCGGGGCCCGCAGGGATGGTCTTCGGATGGTGTCGCATTGA
- a CDS encoding ferritin-like domain-containing protein has translation MSAGTVVEALQDALAGEHAAVYAYGVIGGRLDYGTRYQDLATGLYADHRDRRDALTQYVADAGAEPVAAEAAYELPVAVESDTDAQRLGQQLEDRCSVLYAGVVATATGGPRSFAVEALGGSALAGVEWGAPSTALPGVEQP, from the coding sequence GTGAGCGCCGGCACCGTCGTGGAGGCCCTGCAGGACGCGCTCGCGGGCGAACACGCGGCGGTGTACGCGTACGGCGTGATCGGTGGCCGGCTCGACTACGGCACCCGCTACCAGGACCTCGCCACCGGCCTGTACGCCGACCATCGCGACCGCCGGGATGCGCTGACGCAGTACGTCGCCGACGCCGGCGCCGAACCGGTCGCCGCCGAGGCGGCGTACGAGCTGCCGGTCGCCGTCGAGTCCGACACGGACGCGCAGCGGCTCGGCCAGCAGCTCGAGGACCGCTGCTCGGTGCTGTACGCCGGCGTCGTCGCGACCGCGACCGGCGGGCCGAGGTCGTTCGCGGTCGAGGCGCTCGGCGGGTCGGCGCTCGCCGGGGTCGAGTGGGGTGCGCCTTCGACCGCGTTGCCCGGCGTCGAGCAACCGTGA
- a CDS encoding GNAT family N-acetyltransferase, which produces MLGTTSGVRTLGPDDLPALRALVHEDPIVNLFVEHRIEATQLQPRWLGGEIWGFHRHGRLVSACHVAANFVAVQATDEALDAFGRHAETLGRTSSSIVGLQHDVVALWQALEPSWGPARSLRMDQPFLVADRAPDVAPDPRVRRVLIDELEVLYPASVAMFTEEVGESPELHGRHSYRARVAQLISRGWAFAIIEDGAVLFKAEVGAATSYGCQVQGVYVHPDLRGQGLASRAMASVVRLARRDIAPAVSLYVNHHNVAARKAYERSGFSQRETFASILF; this is translated from the coding sequence ATGCTCGGGACCACCTCCGGAGTGCGCACGCTCGGCCCCGACGATCTGCCGGCCCTGCGCGCGCTCGTGCACGAGGACCCGATCGTCAACCTGTTCGTCGAACACCGCATCGAGGCGACGCAGCTGCAACCGCGCTGGCTCGGCGGTGAGATCTGGGGCTTCCACCGGCACGGTCGCCTGGTATCGGCGTGCCACGTCGCCGCCAACTTCGTCGCGGTTCAGGCGACCGACGAGGCGCTCGACGCGTTCGGCCGTCACGCCGAGACGCTCGGTCGCACCTCGTCGTCGATCGTCGGCCTACAGCACGACGTCGTAGCACTCTGGCAGGCACTCGAACCGTCGTGGGGTCCGGCGCGGTCACTACGGATGGACCAGCCGTTCCTGGTCGCCGACCGTGCCCCGGACGTCGCCCCCGACCCCCGCGTACGCCGCGTGCTGATCGACGAGCTCGAGGTGCTCTACCCCGCGAGTGTCGCGATGTTCACCGAGGAGGTCGGCGAGTCGCCCGAGCTGCATGGCCGGCACTCGTACCGCGCACGGGTTGCGCAGCTGATCAGCCGGGGGTGGGCGTTCGCGATCATCGAGGACGGCGCGGTGCTGTTCAAGGCCGAGGTCGGTGCTGCGACGTCGTACGGGTGCCAGGTGCAGGGCGTCTACGTGCACCCCGACCTGCGCGGTCAAGGGCTCGCGTCGCGGGCGATGGCCAGCGTCGTACGGCTCGCCCGGCGTGACATCGCCCCCGCGGTGTCGCTGTACGTCAACCATCACAATGTCGCCGCACGCAAGGCGTACGAGCGCTCGGGCTTCAGCCAGCGTGAGACGTTCGCGTCCATCCTCTTCTGA
- a CDS encoding HAD family hydrolase produces the protein MQSRPATSSRRRPRCSTRRSRSGRARDEHRSATFDDICTLAGVPATADAVAAYRAFWEPSTVTDPDAGALFESLRAVGIKVGVLSNTVWPRAWHEQIFARDGVHHLIDGDVYTCEIDWTKPDPRAFEAAMAAIGADTAASCAFVGDRLFDDIWGAASVGMRTIHVPHSTIPADQLGHAVGEPDAVVQRLSEVANVVEHWNRPR, from the coding sequence GTGCAGTCGCGCCCGGCGACGTCGAGTCGGCGTCGTCCGCGCTGCTCGACGCGGCGCAGTCGGTCTGGGCGCGCGCGTGATGAGCACCGCAGTGCGACGTTCGACGACATCTGCACGCTCGCCGGCGTCCCCGCCACAGCCGACGCGGTTGCCGCGTACCGCGCGTTCTGGGAGCCCTCGACCGTCACCGACCCGGACGCCGGTGCGCTCTTCGAGTCGCTTCGTGCGGTCGGCATCAAGGTCGGGGTGCTGTCCAATACCGTCTGGCCGCGCGCCTGGCACGAGCAGATCTTCGCCCGCGACGGCGTGCACCACCTGATCGACGGCGACGTCTACACCTGCGAGATCGACTGGACGAAGCCCGACCCGCGGGCCTTCGAAGCGGCCATGGCCGCCATCGGGGCCGACACCGCCGCGTCCTGCGCATTCGTCGGCGATCGGCTGTTCGACGACATCTGGGGTGCCGCATCCGTCGGCATGCGTACGATCCACGTCCCGCACAGCACCATCCCGGCCGACCAACTCGGCCACGCGGTCGGTGAACCCGATGCCGTTGTGCAGCGTCTGTCTGAGGTAGCAAACGTGGTCGAGCACTGGAATCGGCCGCGCTGA